A portion of the Actomonas aquatica genome contains these proteins:
- a CDS encoding PAS domain-containing hybrid sensor histidine kinase/response regulator: MPHGVCYVWDPSLIWLHAISDGLIALAYFSIPAIIFLLLRQRPDFPFRRILAWFAAFVFACGLTHVLEVLTIWSPVYWLSGTIKAVTALISIGVAFTLWRLRPVFLQAPSPETYRRLNEELDSLVKERTASLEASNARLRDEIAHRRHAEDKAAALNRTLANRVSEQHTLLDLLPVGIAFKTRDQGVQLMHNQAFSDLFELSLPAIGEPGLPPRELFAPVRSFVEDQELSYEELPLVRSSREGCVITDVEQRIILPSGTKRTLLVSARPLTDDEGNLRGSVATFQDITRRQQAESDLRLVIEASPNAMILADHQGRIQLANTEAHRLFGYEPGTLHDACVDDLVPDGHRQSHQHHRQHFAAHPSKRAMGAGDDLFGCRRDGTRIPLEIGLNPIHLSSGPAVLASIIDLTDRNRSEEERLQFERSLHETQKLESLGILAGGIAHDFNNILTGILGHSSLIRHDNPPPEGDLLEAIDQIELSAERAADLCRQLMAYAGKGKFEQKAINLSHLVTETGKLLEVSVGKVARIRYRLTRNLPSVMGDPTQLRQVLMNLVINASEAVEPKLGIITVSTQVIDAHASYLRALDLTNNLKPGRYITLEVQDDGKGMDAETRGRIFDPFFTTKFTGRGLGLAAVQGIVHNHGGGIRVYSEPDRGTLFKILLPADDASTAELAPAPAAVPAKPRLSGHVLVVDDEPAVRRLAGRALQRFGFAVELVDSGPAALAWFDAHPGTTTLAMVDLTMPDMDGDEVIQELHRRQPELPILLMSGFNEQDIAERFGSRRPDAFLSKPFTIESLLSMVRQCLHLDVDPSADPGSESEK, from the coding sequence ATGCCACACGGGGTATGTTACGTCTGGGATCCGAGCCTGATCTGGCTGCACGCGATCTCCGACGGCCTCATCGCGCTCGCTTACTTTTCCATCCCCGCGATCATTTTCCTGCTCCTGCGCCAGCGGCCGGATTTTCCGTTTCGACGCATTCTGGCGTGGTTTGCGGCTTTCGTTTTCGCCTGTGGCCTGACGCACGTCCTCGAAGTGCTGACCATCTGGTCACCGGTTTATTGGCTGAGCGGGACGATCAAAGCCGTCACCGCGCTCATCTCCATCGGCGTCGCCTTCACGCTGTGGCGCCTGCGCCCGGTCTTCCTCCAAGCGCCGTCTCCCGAGACCTACCGCCGCCTCAACGAGGAACTGGACTCCCTCGTCAAAGAACGCACCGCCAGCCTCGAAGCCAGCAACGCCCGCCTGCGCGATGAGATCGCCCACCGCCGCCATGCTGAAGACAAGGCGGCCGCACTCAACCGCACCCTCGCGAACCGCGTAAGCGAGCAGCACACGCTGCTCGACCTGCTGCCCGTCGGCATCGCCTTCAAAACCCGCGATCAAGGCGTGCAGCTGATGCACAACCAAGCCTTCAGCGACCTCTTCGAGCTCTCGCTCCCGGCCATCGGCGAACCCGGCCTGCCCCCGCGTGAGCTGTTCGCCCCCGTGCGAAGTTTTGTCGAAGACCAAGAGCTGAGCTACGAGGAGCTGCCGCTCGTGCGCAGCTCCCGCGAGGGTTGCGTGATCACCGATGTCGAGCAGCGCATCATTCTGCCCAGCGGCACCAAGCGCACCCTGCTCGTCTCCGCCCGCCCCCTCACCGACGACGAGGGCAATTTGCGCGGCAGCGTCGCCACCTTCCAGGACATCACCCGCCGCCAGCAGGCCGAGTCCGACCTGCGCCTCGTCATCGAGGCTTCGCCCAATGCCATGATCCTGGCCGACCACCAAGGCCGTATCCAACTCGCCAATACCGAGGCTCATCGCCTCTTCGGTTACGAGCCCGGCACCCTCCATGACGCCTGCGTCGACGACCTGGTGCCGGACGGCCACCGCCAATCGCACCAACATCACCGCCAGCATTTCGCGGCGCATCCCTCCAAACGCGCCATGGGCGCCGGCGACGATCTGTTTGGCTGTCGCCGCGATGGCACCCGCATCCCGCTCGAGATCGGACTCAACCCGATTCACCTCTCCTCCGGTCCCGCGGTCCTCGCCTCGATCATCGACCTCACCGACCGCAACCGCTCCGAAGAAGAGCGGCTCCAGTTTGAGCGCTCCCTGCACGAGACCCAAAAACTCGAGAGCCTGGGTATCCTCGCCGGCGGCATCGCCCATGACTTTAACAACATCCTCACCGGCATCCTCGGCCACAGCTCCCTCATCCGCCACGACAACCCGCCTCCCGAGGGTGACCTGCTCGAAGCCATCGATCAGATCGAACTCTCAGCCGAGCGCGCCGCCGACCTCTGCCGGCAACTCATGGCCTACGCCGGCAAGGGCAAGTTTGAGCAAAAGGCCATCAACCTCAGCCACCTCGTCACCGAAACCGGTAAACTCCTCGAAGTCTCCGTCGGCAAGGTCGCCCGCATCCGCTACCGGCTGACCCGCAACCTGCCCTCCGTCATGGGCGACCCCACCCAGCTGCGCCAGGTGCTGATGAACCTCGTCATCAATGCCTCCGAAGCGGTCGAGCCGAAGCTGGGCATCATCACCGTTTCCACCCAGGTCATCGACGCTCACGCCAGCTACCTGCGCGCCCTTGATCTGACCAACAACCTCAAACCCGGTCGCTACATCACCCTCGAGGTGCAGGACGACGGCAAGGGCATGGACGCCGAGACCCGCGGCCGCATCTTCGACCCATTCTTCACCACCAAATTCACCGGCCGCGGTCTCGGTCTCGCCGCAGTGCAGGGCATCGTGCACAACCATGGCGGCGGCATTCGCGTCTACAGCGAACCCGACCGCGGCACGCTCTTCAAAATCCTCCTGCCGGCCGACGACGCCAGCACCGCCGAGCTCGCCCCTGCACCAGCCGCCGTGCCCGCCAAACCGCGACTCTCCGGCCACGTGCTCGTCGTCGATGATGAACCCGCCGTGCGCCGCCTCGCCGGTCGCGCCCTGCAACGTTTCGGCTTCGCCGTCGAGTTGGTCGACTCCGGCCCGGCCGCCCTCGCGTGGTTCGACGCTCACCCAGGGACCACCACCCTCGCCATGGTCGACCTCACCATGCCCGACATGGACGGCGACGAAGTCATCCAGGAGCTCCACCGCCGCCAACCCGAGCTGCCCATCCTGCTCATGAGCGGCTTCAACGAACAGGACATCGCCGAACGCTTCGGCAGCCGCCGACCCGACGCCTTTCTCAGCAAACCCTTCACCATCGAATCTCTGCTCTCAATGGTGCGCCAATGCCTGCATCTCGACGTCGACCCGTCCGCCGACCCCGGATCAGAGTCCGAGAAATGA
- a CDS encoding FKBP-type peptidyl-prolyl cis-trans isomerase yields MRALRTLLVPALFGLALLTIALVTRSGKLARENPGAPINSAMREAMNMMTLPIVDEGIVSQRYPKAEITPTGLRYLITQPGDGLTRPTRGQEVLVHYRGFFLDGTPLDDSYSKGQPFHLQAGQAQVIPGWDEAIMEMTKGEKRTLIIPYWLGYGEKGIKGHIPPEATLVFEVELVDVLPLRN; encoded by the coding sequence ATGCGCGCCCTCCGCACCCTTCTTGTCCCCGCTCTCTTCGGTCTCGCCCTGCTCACCATCGCGCTCGTCACGCGCTCCGGTAAACTCGCTCGCGAGAACCCGGGTGCGCCCATCAACAGCGCCATGCGCGAAGCGATGAACATGATGACCCTGCCCATCGTCGATGAGGGCATCGTGAGCCAACGCTACCCCAAAGCCGAAATCACCCCCACCGGGCTGCGCTACCTCATCACTCAACCCGGCGACGGTCTCACCCGCCCCACCCGCGGCCAGGAGGTCTTGGTCCACTATCGCGGCTTCTTTCTCGACGGCACCCCACTCGACGACAGCTACAGCAAGGGCCAACCCTTCCATCTCCAAGCCGGCCAGGCGCAGGTGATTCCCGGTTGGGACGAAGCCATCATGGAGATGACCAAGGGCGAAAAACGCACCCTCATCATCCCCTACTGGCTCGGCTACGGCGAAAAAGGCATCAAGGGCCACATCCCGCCCGAAGCCACCCTCGTCTTCGAAGTTGAACTCGTCGACGTGCTGCCGCTGCGCAACTGA
- a CDS encoding zinc-binding dehydrogenase: MKAQAVVFTAPGTVVFQEVCCPEPGPEDVVIEVTHSWISNGTEGSFLRGERLAGDTARKPDDPEPFPLIAGYQKVGWVRQVGAAVRDFAVGDFVFAIMSRVEGMFDNEYAGHVSPSVCRQDFVHRLPPEAQLDPAAYSGMVLTQVGYNCGSRPRIEPGELAVVVGDGLVGQWTAQTLLERGARVIMTGRHEDRLAAFRRECGDRPGQALRVTGLGVDEVIALEAGPVAVLVDTVGDARLFDAYLPHLKHGGTIVAAGFYGLEGFVEIQRYRFREIAFDLVAGITRERVDTTIDWVRDGRLRTAPLITHRFPVEQAAQAWELIASKREPVLGVVLEWSAEGGAA; the protein is encoded by the coding sequence ATGAAAGCTCAAGCCGTTGTCTTCACCGCTCCCGGAACTGTTGTATTCCAAGAGGTCTGCTGCCCCGAGCCCGGTCCCGAGGATGTGGTCATTGAAGTCACCCATTCGTGGATCAGCAATGGCACCGAGGGTTCCTTCCTACGCGGCGAGCGTTTGGCCGGCGATACGGCGCGCAAGCCGGATGACCCGGAGCCGTTTCCGCTCATCGCGGGTTACCAAAAAGTCGGCTGGGTGCGGCAGGTCGGGGCCGCCGTGCGTGACTTTGCGGTGGGTGATTTTGTTTTTGCGATCATGAGTCGGGTCGAGGGCATGTTCGACAACGAGTATGCGGGTCATGTGTCTCCGTCGGTGTGTCGGCAGGACTTCGTGCACCGTCTGCCGCCGGAGGCTCAGCTGGATCCGGCCGCTTACAGCGGGATGGTGCTCACTCAGGTGGGCTACAACTGTGGATCGCGGCCGCGGATCGAACCGGGTGAACTGGCGGTGGTGGTCGGAGATGGGTTGGTCGGGCAATGGACCGCCCAGACGCTGCTGGAGCGTGGTGCGCGGGTCATCATGACCGGTCGGCATGAGGATCGCTTGGCAGCATTCCGGCGCGAATGCGGAGACCGACCGGGGCAGGCGCTCAGGGTCACCGGGCTTGGCGTCGACGAAGTCATTGCGTTGGAAGCGGGACCGGTGGCGGTGCTTGTCGACACGGTGGGGGACGCCCGGCTTTTCGATGCCTACCTGCCTCACCTGAAGCACGGTGGCACGATCGTGGCGGCAGGTTTTTATGGTCTGGAAGGCTTCGTCGAAATCCAGCGCTACCGCTTTCGCGAAATCGCCTTTGATCTCGTCGCGGGCATCACGCGGGAGCGGGTCGATACCACCATCGATTGGGTGCGTGATGGCCGCCTGCGCACGGCCCCGTTGATCACGCACCGTTTCCCCGTTGAGCAGGCGGCGCAGGCGTGGGAGTTGATCGCATCCAAACGTGAGCCGGTGCTCGGCGTGGTGTTGGAGTGGTCGGCGGAAGGAGGTGCGGCATGA
- a CDS encoding zinc-dependent alcohol dehydrogenase, translating to MNAVSIPQTMRRLVITAPGEIEWAEASVPTPKPEEVLVKVLGVSSCPHWDLHILGGEPMFPGQDLHYPYLPGQPGHEAVGEVAAVGSAVASLRVGQRVVAWRDTGEARPGFYAQFNTFRAVDLLPVSAERPHGQWASVELGMCVEVSFQRLAELGGVRGRRVAIAGLGPAGLVAVQLARHHGAAAVIGMDPVTERRELALRLGATHVETGEAASWPADRNDERAADVAIDCTGLAPVVEFLLRRTRQAVALFGVVRDPIRYDGALMWGPGVTLVGYGDHNRTAAETAIAAVEAGTLDLSALITTTLPLRDYVRGVGLLRRKEAIKVLFDPWA from the coding sequence ATGAACGCGGTCTCGATTCCCCAAACCATGCGTCGGCTGGTGATCACGGCGCCCGGTGAAATCGAGTGGGCGGAGGCGTCGGTGCCGACCCCGAAGCCAGAGGAGGTTTTGGTGAAAGTGCTGGGCGTCTCGTCCTGTCCGCATTGGGACCTGCACATCCTCGGCGGTGAACCGATGTTTCCGGGCCAGGACCTGCATTATCCCTATTTGCCCGGTCAGCCCGGCCATGAGGCGGTGGGGGAAGTGGCGGCGGTGGGCTCGGCGGTGGCAAGTCTTCGGGTGGGCCAGCGAGTCGTGGCTTGGCGCGACACGGGCGAGGCGAGGCCGGGATTTTATGCTCAGTTCAATACCTTCCGGGCGGTCGATCTGTTGCCGGTGTCGGCCGAGCGCCCTCATGGGCAGTGGGCCTCGGTGGAGCTGGGGATGTGCGTGGAGGTGAGTTTTCAACGGCTGGCGGAGCTTGGTGGAGTCCGAGGGCGCCGGGTGGCGATCGCCGGGTTGGGACCAGCAGGATTGGTCGCTGTGCAACTGGCCCGTCATCACGGTGCCGCTGCGGTGATCGGAATGGACCCGGTGACGGAACGACGCGAACTCGCGCTACGGTTGGGGGCGACCCACGTGGAGACCGGCGAGGCGGCGAGTTGGCCGGCCGATCGCAACGACGAGCGGGCGGCGGACGTGGCGATCGACTGCACCGGGCTGGCCCCGGTAGTTGAATTTTTGTTACGCCGCACCCGGCAGGCCGTCGCCCTCTTCGGGGTGGTGCGTGACCCGATCCGCTACGACGGGGCGCTCATGTGGGGACCGGGGGTGACGTTGGTAGGTTACGGGGACCACAACCGGACGGCGGCGGAGACGGCGATTGCGGCGGTGGAGGCCGGCACACTGGATCTGTCGGCGCTCATCACCACGACGCTGCCACTGCGCGACTACGTGCGAGGGGTGGGCCTGCTGCGACGCAAGGAGGCGATCAAAGTGCTCTTCGACCCTTGGGCGTAA
- a CDS encoding peptidylprolyl isomerase produces MTRFHRLFTFGLTLTFTLVGLTAQFARAADSEPALPDGLYAAFDTPRGTITVKLFAERARLPVTNFVGLAEGTLGPEPGRSFFDGTTFHRVIPGFVAQGGAPTGTGEGGPGYEFPDQFTPGLSHDRAGILSMANAGPDTNSSQFFFTLAPQVRLDYLHSVFGEVVDGLDVLQTIEQGDTMNVRILRHGPAAEAFATDPAAFAAQIAAVPHAAPAHVADPDDQLPAAPDWAQILDNKLANLERFTGAKFHVMVVATEPPDRTTPELAATLERRAGITDEGIAAIYVADSHLWFVHLGDTTATRLTIDDETTDQALQRLLATIDATATATIAERYGEDPVPPEQSRKRHLDAFLDTLIPYLVR; encoded by the coding sequence ATGACCCGTTTTCACCGCCTCTTCACCTTCGGCCTCACCCTCACCTTCACCCTCGTGGGTCTCACCGCGCAATTCGCCCGCGCCGCCGACTCCGAGCCCGCCCTGCCCGACGGACTCTACGCCGCCTTCGACACCCCGCGCGGCACCATCACCGTAAAACTCTTCGCCGAGCGCGCCCGTTTGCCCGTGACCAATTTTGTTGGTCTCGCCGAAGGCACGCTCGGTCCCGAGCCCGGCCGGTCCTTCTTCGACGGCACCACCTTTCACCGGGTCATTCCCGGCTTCGTCGCCCAAGGCGGTGCCCCCACCGGCACCGGCGAAGGAGGCCCGGGCTATGAATTCCCCGATCAGTTTACGCCCGGTCTCAGCCACGACCGCGCCGGCATCCTGTCCATGGCCAACGCCGGCCCCGACACCAACAGCTCGCAGTTCTTCTTCACCCTGGCGCCGCAAGTGCGCCTCGACTACCTGCACAGCGTCTTCGGCGAAGTCGTCGACGGCCTCGACGTGCTGCAGACGATCGAACAAGGCGACACCATGAACGTGCGCATCCTCCGCCACGGCCCCGCCGCCGAAGCCTTCGCGACCGATCCCGCGGCGTTCGCCGCCCAAATCGCCGCCGTGCCCCACGCCGCGCCCGCCCACGTGGCCGACCCCGATGACCAACTCCCCGCCGCACCCGACTGGGCCCAAATCCTGGATAACAAACTGGCCAACCTCGAACGTTTCACCGGCGCCAAATTCCACGTGATGGTCGTCGCCACCGAGCCCCCCGACCGCACTACGCCCGAGCTCGCCGCCACCCTCGAGCGTCGGGCCGGCATCACCGACGAAGGCATCGCCGCCATCTACGTCGCCGACAGTCACCTCTGGTTTGTCCACCTCGGCGACACGACTGCGACCCGCCTCACGATCGACGACGAAACCACCGACCAAGCCCTGCAGCGCCTGCTCGCCACCATCGACGCCACCGCCACGGCCACCATCGCCGAACGCTACGGCGAAGACCCGGTGCCGCCCGAGCAGTCCCGCAAACGCCACCTCGACGCCTTCCTCGACACCCTCATCCCTTACCTCGTGCGCTAG
- a CDS encoding DUF4350 domain-containing protein, with product MLRYFRLILALSVVTRLFGAGEPLDYFLSDGGPYDESVPTPAEHFGFEVGEWHLRPDQIESYLRALAAAAPARAKVEVYGHTHEQRPLLQFIVAAPERLADLEAVREEHLALGRVGARPAVVNLGYSIHGNEASGANAAMVVAYWLVASEHPAAQAARRDLVVLLDPMFNPDGVARFAHWANTHRGQNLVADRYHREHREPWPNGRTNHYWFDLNRDWFPLVHPESQARIGRYHQWLPNIMNDHHEMGTDKTFFFQPGVPSRNNPTTPARVYELQEQLATHHVAALDRAGSFFYSAEGYDDFYVGKGSVYPDLTGGLGILYEQASSRGHVQETDFGDMPFAFTIRNQVIASLSTLAGAVAMRGDLLEHQREFYATANDFAQERGIGGWVIDPAGDRGRAWELQSRLAQHQIEVHALKRDVEIGDRTYAAGEALWVPAAQPQARLLAELFTDRREFTDTAFYDISAWSVPLAFNLPHATVAWGDARGLAGEALTVGPRPVGELVGSRDGVRAYLIEGYGFDVPRALGRLGQAGIVSQIVTEPFQAVPAGADADAAVTLSRGSVLVPVTRQASKAAEIEAVIDSILAEDAVTVVALASGHTPDGPDLGSPSLVTATAGRVAVLTGDGLSPYDAGAVWHTLDTRYGLPVLLLELDDVASADLSRLDAIVMVDGRYSGLSSRAVAALAEWVRDGGTLVTFERAAAWAADTLKAPLAMREAGGKSTDEPRQPFARGERLERAKLIPGTVFAADVDLTHPLAYGLGSEVLPLFRQGKVQLETSESPYQTPLVYADEPLLAGYARDEDVAKLAGQAAAVVAPMGRGRVVAMTDLPVFRGYWFGSMRLLGNAIFYGPAMRTP from the coding sequence ATGTTGAGATACTTCCGGTTGATTCTGGCTTTGAGTGTGGTGACCCGGCTGTTCGGTGCGGGTGAGCCGCTGGACTATTTCCTCTCCGACGGCGGGCCCTACGACGAGAGCGTGCCGACGCCGGCAGAGCACTTTGGATTTGAGGTGGGAGAGTGGCATCTGCGCCCAGATCAGATCGAAAGCTACCTGCGAGCCTTGGCCGCCGCCGCGCCGGCGCGGGCGAAGGTCGAGGTGTATGGTCACACCCACGAGCAGCGGCCGTTGCTGCAGTTCATCGTGGCGGCACCGGAGCGTCTGGCCGATCTCGAGGCGGTGCGGGAGGAGCATCTCGCGCTTGGGCGCGTGGGCGCGCGCCCAGCGGTGGTGAATCTCGGTTATTCGATCCACGGCAACGAAGCCTCCGGTGCGAACGCCGCGATGGTGGTCGCCTATTGGTTGGTGGCCTCGGAGCACCCGGCGGCGCAGGCGGCGCGACGGGATCTGGTGGTGCTGCTCGATCCGATGTTTAACCCCGACGGCGTGGCGCGCTTTGCGCACTGGGCCAACACCCATCGGGGTCAAAACCTGGTGGCCGACCGCTACCATCGCGAACACCGCGAGCCCTGGCCCAACGGCCGCACCAACCACTACTGGTTCGACCTCAACCGCGACTGGTTCCCGCTGGTGCATCCGGAGAGTCAGGCGCGCATCGGCCGCTATCACCAATGGTTGCCCAACATCATGAACGACCATCACGAGATGGGCACCGACAAGACTTTCTTCTTCCAGCCCGGCGTGCCTTCGCGCAACAACCCGACCACGCCGGCGCGCGTGTATGAGCTGCAGGAGCAACTGGCGACGCATCACGTGGCGGCGCTCGATCGCGCGGGCTCGTTCTTCTACTCGGCCGAGGGTTACGACGATTTCTACGTCGGCAAGGGCTCGGTCTACCCCGACCTCACGGGCGGGCTCGGCATCCTCTACGAACAGGCCAGCTCGCGCGGGCATGTGCAGGAGACGGATTTTGGCGACATGCCCTTCGCCTTCACCATTCGCAATCAAGTCATCGCTTCGCTTTCCACCCTGGCGGGGGCGGTGGCGATGCGCGGCGACCTGCTGGAGCATCAGCGCGAGTTCTACGCCACCGCCAATGACTTCGCCCAAGAGCGTGGCATCGGCGGTTGGGTGATCGATCCGGCGGGTGACCGTGGCCGCGCCTGGGAATTGCAGTCGCGCCTGGCGCAGCACCAGATCGAGGTGCATGCGCTCAAACGCGACGTCGAGATTGGCGACCGCACCTACGCGGCGGGCGAAGCGCTCTGGGTGCCGGCGGCGCAGCCGCAGGCGCGCCTTTTGGCGGAACTCTTTACCGATCGTAGGGAATTTACGGATACGGCGTTCTACGACATTTCGGCTTGGAGCGTGCCGCTGGCCTTCAACCTGCCGCATGCTACGGTGGCCTGGGGGGACGCCCGTGGGCTCGCCGGCGAGGCGCTGACCGTCGGGCCACGCCCGGTGGGTGAGCTGGTCGGTTCGCGCGACGGCGTGCGGGCGTATTTGATCGAAGGATACGGCTTCGACGTGCCGCGGGCGTTGGGACGACTGGGGCAGGCCGGGATCGTGTCGCAGATCGTGACGGAACCGTTTCAGGCGGTGCCGGCGGGCGCGGACGCGGACGCGGCGGTGACCCTGAGTCGAGGCTCGGTCTTGGTGCCGGTGACGCGTCAGGCGAGCAAGGCGGCGGAGATCGAGGCGGTGATCGATTCCATTCTGGCGGAAGACGCGGTGACGGTGGTGGCGCTCGCCAGCGGTCACACTCCGGATGGGCCGGATCTGGGCAGCCCGAGTTTGGTGACGGCGACGGCGGGCCGCGTGGCGGTGCTGACCGGTGACGGGCTGAGTCCTTACGACGCGGGCGCGGTGTGGCATACGCTGGATACGCGCTACGGTTTGCCGGTGCTGTTGTTGGAGCTCGACGATGTAGCGTCGGCGGATCTGTCGCGACTGGATGCGATTGTGATGGTCGATGGCCGTTACAGCGGGTTGAGCAGCCGGGCGGTGGCGGCACTGGCCGAGTGGGTGCGCGACGGCGGCACGCTGGTGACCTTTGAGCGCGCGGCGGCGTGGGCAGCGGACACCTTGAAGGCGCCGCTGGCCATGCGGGAGGCGGGCGGCAAGTCGACCGACGAACCGCGGCAACCCTTTGCGCGAGGGGAACGTCTGGAGCGTGCCAAGCTGATTCCCGGCACGGTCTTCGCGGCGGACGTCGATCTGACGCATCCGCTGGCTTACGGGCTGGGCAGCGAAGTGCTGCCGCTGTTCCGTCAAGGCAAGGTGCAGCTGGAGACGTCGGAGTCGCCGTATCAAACGCCGTTGGTTTATGCCGACGAACCACTGTTGGCCGGTTATGCGCGCGACGAAGATGTGGCCAAGCTGGCGGGGCAAGCCGCCGCGGTGGTTGCGCCGATGGGGCGTGGCCGCGTGGTGGCGATGACCGACCTGCCGGTGTTTCGCGGCTATTGGTTCGGCTCGATGCGTTTGCTGGGCAACGCGATCTTCTACGGGCCGGCGATGCGCACGCCGTGA
- a CDS encoding AEC family transporter, whose protein sequence is MAVLNLLAPIFLIIALGAALQRGGMLAGPVVAGINKLLFWVGLPAAVFSALVTGAGGNEGAGALLLAMLGGTALTAVLAWWGGPLLGVQARARGTFTQGAFRSNLSFIALPLLLSVPGVPIGQAMLTFAPMLLLNNAVAVWVLLASQDEVGGRMWRRIGLGVVRNPIILASVTGLAARLAGWTPPVALLTTLQSLGRMALPLALLCIGAALMTVPVKGNRRLPLIAAGFKVLLSPLLGYGLGRLLGLDAAAMLVLLICLSCPTAAVSHTMVKQMGGDEGMAATTVVFASIGGAVSLAVVLAQFAG, encoded by the coding sequence GTGGCCGTCCTGAATCTGCTCGCTCCCATTTTCCTGATTATCGCGCTGGGCGCGGCTTTGCAGCGCGGCGGGATGTTGGCCGGGCCGGTGGTGGCGGGGATCAACAAACTGCTCTTTTGGGTGGGTCTGCCGGCGGCGGTGTTTTCGGCGCTGGTGACTGGAGCTGGCGGCAACGAAGGTGCGGGGGCGCTCTTGCTGGCGATGTTGGGCGGCACGGCGTTGACGGCGGTGCTGGCGTGGTGGGGCGGACCGTTGCTGGGCGTGCAGGCGCGGGCGCGCGGCACGTTTACGCAGGGGGCGTTTCGGTCGAATCTGAGTTTTATTGCGCTGCCGCTGTTGCTGTCGGTGCCGGGCGTGCCGATCGGGCAGGCGATGCTCACCTTTGCGCCGATGCTGTTGCTCAACAACGCGGTGGCGGTGTGGGTGCTGTTGGCGAGTCAGGACGAAGTCGGTGGGCGGATGTGGCGGCGCATCGGTTTGGGCGTGGTGCGAAATCCGATCATTTTGGCATCGGTTACCGGACTGGCGGCGCGCTTGGCGGGTTGGACGCCGCCGGTGGCGTTGCTGACGACGCTGCAGTCGCTGGGGCGGATGGCTTTGCCGCTGGCGCTGCTCTGCATCGGTGCGGCGCTCATGACGGTGCCGGTGAAGGGCAATCGGCGGCTGCCGTTGATCGCGGCCGGCTTCAAGGTGCTGTTGTCACCATTGCTTGGATACGGCCTGGGGCGGTTGCTGGGGCTGGATGCGGCGGCGATGCTGGTGCTCTTGATTTGCCTGTCGTGTCCGACGGCGGCGGTGTCGCACACGATGGTGAAGCAGATGGGCGGCGACGAAGGCATGGCGGCGACGACGGTGGTGTTTGCGTCGATCGGCGGCGCGGTGTCGCTGGCCGTGGTGCTGGCGCAGTTTGCGGGGTGA